TTCAATTTTACAAGCGTAAATCATTTAATGCCCCTATTGATCCAACTGTTTCAAGATTCGTTTCAAATAGTCCCCGACAATCTCTTTAGAATGTTTCTGGATGGGAACGGTTCTATGTCCAGGCTTCACGAACTGATGATGAGAACCTGTGATTCTTTTTAGAACCCAACCTCTTTGAATAGCATACCTACAGATATCGTTAAACTTCATACATGAATATAGTTTTTCTTTTTTCTGCATTCAATAAATTTTATTATAAATGAGGCATCATCAACATGTGTGGAAGCATTTAGGCAGCCTTGCTAGATGAATCTCTCGATTCCGATTCCCATTCGTAGGCTATCTTTACATCTACA
This portion of the Fibrobacter sp. UWEL genome encodes:
- a CDS encoding type II toxin-antitoxin system HicA family toxin translates to MQKKEKLYSCMKFNDICRYAIQRGWVLKRITGSHHQFVKPGHRTVPIQKHSKEIVGDYLKRILKQLDQ